The Topomyia yanbarensis strain Yona2022 chromosome 3, ASM3024719v1, whole genome shotgun sequence nucleotide sequence AGTACATTTTGTTATATAAGGCTCAAtccaaattgaaataaaaaataaatttaattctctTGAATAAAGCTGTCTGGAAAGTTTGCTATCACTTTTTATTCGGGACTTTTCTCAATGAGAAGTAGGTGCCCATTAGACTAAAAATGATCCTAATTAGCGAGCACAACACCTTTTGGGTTCTTTTTGAGGTCCCAAATGACTGTGCAAATTATGCGAGCGATCGGTTGCTCCCCGGACGTGCGAAATGGTATcaaagttttgtagaaattagtatgggaacatgtactttgttgcttatccactcGTACAGATCACTATTTCACGCAActtgaaaaattaatggaataaAAGTAAGAGtaaaaaataattgaagaaCCAATGGAATCAAAGAATACCCCAATATTGTATATTTCATTGGAAACGAGCCATTCAGTCATTTTGATGCGACGAATTGAATTGGcgcatttgataataaatgctcaaaaacgtcgaaaaatatgtattaccCAAGTTTAATGTGTGCTAATTATTTAGTTTAACTGAATTTGTCAATAAAACTGACTGAAAACTGTGCTTCTAAAGCTTCTGGTTTCCAAATGTTTTATTTACAGAAAATTGCATCACCTTTTATTAAAGTGTTATTCATCCCATAAGAAATACATTGCGACGAATCGTGCGCCGAATCTTGTTTcgacgaaaaataatcgtcgcGTCTTCTTTGGAAAAGTACGgactataattataattattcaccttagggaccatccataaatgacgtagcgtttttgagcgatttttaacgcccccctcccccattatagcatttcgtcacaaacttctaaatacccccctggtaattacgtagcttgacggtaactctacccCGCCTTGtcaccgcattttttttttaaataaaaaacggtgttcgttattcccctttaaaaaagatacgtagcatgacatgaccccctaccccctgtcgtcacacatcatcacaaaatacaaaactccccctcccccatataatgctacgtcatttatggctGATCCCTTAATACCCCGTGATTGAGTCAAAAATCCCAATTTTAGGTATTGCAAATCTTTTCTAAATTCCACATCGAGACATTTCAGCCCTACGCCACCAAGTCGTGCGCCGAATTACGCGCATGTTCACTTCGCATTGGTGCAAGCAAAAAACGgtttgacgtttatttttgtttcgttcgcactcatttgtgtcacatatagcaacaaatcgacgaaacgctagttctcgacaaacatatgattacggcctaaaagccaactgtcaaaattcactttgaatggaaattctggacaaaccgttacgcgccaatcacagatgttggtagtaaacgaaagagaaaagttttctctttcataaactgttgtgaactgtgttcgactagtaacggtttctccggaatttcaattcaaagtggattttgacagttggcttttaggccgtaatcatatgtttgtcgagagtttATCTCGGGATTGGTTATAGTTTTTCATATGCGTGTAGGCATTGTGCCGTTTTGACATTTGAATTAAGAGGCAAAATAAGGACTGGCAACAAATTACGAACAAACTCAAGATAAAGAGAAAGAATGGTGGGAACACTTGACATATTTATCCGCAAAGTTTTACAAGAGTATAAAACTCACTGAAACGAAGATCATGgtaattattactatattgggGGTTTAAATTAAAAAGGGTGTACCAGTGAATTTTGGTAGATAATGTACCATGCTTAACGTGAATATTATTCCTGTCATTTGTACCATAACCATTCCGATATAAGGATGTGGTATTTATTACTATTTCATGGTAATGCAATAGTAATGTTTACTACATACCTCTAATTACACTATATGGTTAAAATTACCATGTGTATGGTTGTTTTAAAAAGTTCTAGCTGGTTATAGTTACTACTGAAGTTTACCATGTTATAGTAATAATAGTATATGGAATTTCTTTTAGTTACatcagaaaagttttttttactttaattCTATCAAGGAATGATTTattaattctttaaattttacatatctcaatctttaaatttaatattattAGTAGTAGTTCTTACCTACAACGTTCACATCAGTTTTAAATCCTTAATAGTATATGGAATTTCTTTTAGTTACatcagaaaagtttttttttactttaattCTATCAAGGAATGATTTattaattctttaaattttacatatctcaatctttaaatttaatattattAGTAGTAGTTCTTACCTACAACGTTCACATCAGTTTTAAATCcttacatttcttttaaaatacaaacaaataagCAGGTCATCCTCATACATAAATTCTGTCTGGAAATTGTTCCAGTTTCTGACAATATGAAATCGCTTCATAAAGCTCTGGATTTTTATTGATATCTAGAGGATGGGAAATATATTAAGAAAATTTTGGCATTTGGGCTAGTGTCAGAATTTACTAATGTTTTGCTTACCAATGAGAATTACGCATCCGTACCGCAGTCGACAATCAATTATCTTCACTTTATTCGACTTTATCTTcaaaaaacttcaagcgaaAAGAACGGGGAAAAATTGCATGAATGCAGAGAAAATGGTTTTTTCACAATATGGTGGATGCAAATTTTGCAAATACATTATCACCACGCAAACATTACCACGCTTGTAGTAATTTCAAAAGTGAACAGTGTTCAGTCAAAACACTGGTAATTCCTTTTATTATTACCATGTTCATAGTAAAACTGATTGGAGTCGAAAGAGTTGGGACAATTCGACCACAAAGGtacattgaaattgaaaatattggTACTTATTCCAACCATGGGATCAAGGTAAAatcaaatatacaaaacagtaaaaactaCCATACGGGTTTCTTCGAATCATGTAGTTGTTTCAACCATTATCTAGTAGTTTCATAATAATTTATGGTACATTTTACTATTTATTGAAAACGTGCTTTCTACCATGACTATGTAGTTAGCACTACCATGTCTTTCTTCTCAGATAGTACTCAAAAGGGCCCCTTACACGAGGCggtagtaatgtcattactgagcagtaatgtcacttttaatgaacctgtaaggcgagtaatgatggaattcccatacaattccagtaatgacactacttagtaatgacacttttattgcgcgtgtaaagcggaccctacacgagcagaaatattgacaataaatcatttattgatcaatatattgatggtgtaaggtcatcttgaaaatattgattctgtagaatttaattgggattgatggattgaagcagtcttgtcaatatatttcagttttattgacaatattatttcagttttattgacaatatttctgtctcgtgtagggtccgcttaagggCCGTTTtatacgttcaatatttttgtcaatacgagTATTAACGTTATTGCTTCAATACATCAATCCCAAATacatcgtcaatacaactttttttCCATTACACACACGTACAACACtgtctagtattgacaaaaatattgaacgtgtaaggcccGCAGAATTTCGTCATCACTCGCATTACACGAGATAATTAATAGTGACATTACTGTTCAGTAATGGCATTACTAATACCTCGTGCAAGGGCCTCgtatggaaatgcaaaaaactggataaaaatCGCAAAGAAATCTGCTTTCGGACAATGGTTTTCAAAGCGTACCATGCGCAATGGATCTTTCATGACAATCCTTTACTTGCTATCACATACCGAAacataataaaaacaatttgacCATGTACAATCCAAATTCAAATTTATTCGTAAATATATTCACAAAAAGCAGACTTATTGTTCCGAAATACACTCATAAGCTAAAAGTTCAAGTACGGCAGTCCATTTCGACCGTTGCTCGTGAGATTTTTATAAGGTTTGTCAAAAGCGAACCTTGTTTTAAAAAGATTCTACCTCTACTGTGTGGGAACCAGTCCTAGCAAAGTAAAGCGTACCTCGTTGGGATCTCGAGCAACATATTTTTTGCACACGGCTATGGCGTCTCTCAGTAAATTCTCCGGATCAGTTTCACCGTGAACGACGGGGAAATTTTTTCTTCCATCCAATTCGTACAGTTTTCCCTCGAAGTGAACAAATGCAACAAAGTGATGGAAAACCTTAACGTTAATATCTGGGGCTGCAGTTTGGCCTTCGTTAGCCACACTTTCATGTGTTTCAATAAATCCAGAATCATGTTCCAGTGCCTTGCCACGCTCTTCCGGTGATTTATCTTTTGTAGCATCGTAGTACTTCTTCATAACACTGCCCTCTTCCAATTCAATATCCGGATTGTTTAGTATGGCATGAACCAGAGCAATTGTCCCACATGCATTATGTACATATTGGCGAGtgtaaaacaagttttttggatgttgaatatttttggcTTTCAACTCTTCGTCTTCGTTGGCGCGGAATTCCTCATACTAAAAAGAGTTCATTAACTATCTATCATAACCTCTAAGTACTATTCATTAGAATAATTTATACTAACGATATCGGAGCACGGGAACAGGAAAATTAACGATTTAAGCGGAGAAGGAACAAAAGCCAACAACTCATCATCCATTCCATAGATGTCGACAATATTCCACAACGGTGACACACCCAGTTTCCCCAAATAACTGTTGAGTACCTTGAAGCAAGAAAATTGTGATTCTGATTGATGACCTACCAAGTGCACAATTTACCTCCGGGTTGGATTCCAATGGCAGCCAGGTGTTCATGTTGGTTACTGTATTGAATTAGTTACTTAGAAGTGTAGCAATAAGAAAACTAATGCTTTGAATTGCTCAGtacaatgaaaaacaaaataatgaatGAGTTAACTGCAAAGCCGgctaaaaacttttttacagCTTTGGATCTGTTGAACAATGAAAgctgaatttattttgtttttgatgaCTGACAGCAGTTCAACCCTTTAAAGTCCAGGAGAATCTGGAAAAGCTTTTGAATTTAGGCCgtttagagcatgttcaggagagtttcagttttagatttataattttgacagttctataatataaaactggaaattttaaaactggaactttctgtccccagcagcagttttagcgggtgctctattcagtttaaaattcatgtctcgccatgccttcagcgttactgcattcaaatttatttttccccagtctatctgTTCTAAGTGTccctgctgaaaactttgcatgtatttaaaacacagttctaaacgtgttttaaaatcagcaacaaatagaacggcgtcgtataacagttttaaatttaaaaacaaaactgttcgaaattataaaacaaaacgctctgctggggatgtgaatgtttcagtttcaattctactttgaaactcctatacaaaataaacgctcctgaacatgccctgtgttttaaatacatggaaAGTAtgcagcacagacacttagacccgacacactggggaaaaataaatttgaatgcagtaacgctgaaggcatggcaagacatgaattttaaactgaatagaacacccgctaaaactgctgctggggacagcaagttccagttttaaaaattttcagttttatattatagaactatcaaaattatgaatctaaaactgaaacactcctgaacattgcagtgattgcaacaatgtttttttccatttcaggAAACGTAAAAATaacattaaaatttaaaaaaagaaatatgttgacagtctggatttgacactatcagaagcatttgacatatcgactttcacgacaaatgattccctgtcagaaaaaaattaatacatgTTTACCCGGATTTCCCGCAGGGTTACTTTTATTTGGCATAAACACCATACAATgcacatagttttttttttgttttgggtgttgtcttgataggccaaattttttttttttttttttatcttaaaatacgtttatttaggcccaaatgctgtagcttaacgaggccgataattcatttttttttatattacatgtcacatgttagtgggggaagggaaagccgtatttaggggcggcttgctcccctcttatgttagtaaaggaaaaaggtaggaagtgggatacatattgtgtaattgacatcgtcgtttgctgattgatcattgtggcggatatgcacactttgttgtagtgttgtagtttccagcctgtaatcgcaggggcgaggggagggtcgatatttcggataattattggcactctatatcatctgcatgtgcggtatgtcatgatgttctggatagacggttatcaagaagagtgtgcaccgaagactcgtgaagcaatgccatattgtagatacagggataggttggtgagattctactgtgaatgagagagggtaaaatgtattaaacttggacatcaatggttttcaaaaagatatagataagaaaaatataggggtggtcacggcttgccaggacgtcccggactggcacatagggtgatctacctcgggcccgaagggaatctattagttgggacctggcaacagaGTACTCTgagcacagccaaacaacatgctcgatgtcgtgatagccgttctcacaaacacaatgattattttcagcaagccctatacgacggagatgcgcgtcaaacgagtaatggttggacatgatccttgacatcgtacgaataaagccccggttcacatccaaccccttaaaccaagcattcgttgataccttcgggataatggaatgtagccaccgtcccagatgcccattgctccatgaggtttgccaactatcgagcgtcctctgacgagagatactgaaaaattcgttgaagcaaattggtctttcgtaagtgtcgccttctaatgcgcccaccttggctaaagagtccgccttctcattgcccgcaatagaacaatgtgacgggacccaaaccaaggtaatctggtaagatttttcagataaagcactcagatattcccgtattttccccaggaaatacggtgagtgctttccaggcttcgccgcacggatggcctcaatggagctgagactatccgaaacgatgaagtaatggtctgagggcagggtgtcaatgatcccgagagtatactgaatggcagctaattctgcgacgtaaattgaagcaggatcattgagtttgaatgaggcagcaagattttcgttgaagataccgaagcctgtggacccgtcgagaattgatccgtcagtgtagaacattttggcgcagtcgacttgatggtatttgttatagaaaatatttgggaccacttgtgggcgaatatgatccggaattccacaaatctcttccttcatggatgtatcgaaaaatacagttggatcagaagtatctaagagatgagcacggttgacgttatatgtagatgaattgatgttctgtgccatgtaatcgaagtacaaggacatgaatcgggtctgagaattaagctcgacaagcctttcgcaatttgcaatcaccaatgggttcagaatatcgcatcgaatgagcaatcgatatgagaggtcccagaatcgatttttcagcggaagaacgcccgccagcacttcgagactcatcgtatgggtcgagtgcatgcaacccaaggcaatacgcaagcaacgatactggattcgctccagtttgatgaagtgtatgttcgcagcgaagcgaaagcagaaacatccgtactccaacactgataatatcgttgtttggtacaacctgattaggtctcctggatgggcaccccaccatgttccagttattgtacggaaaaagttgatcctttgttggcacttctgtttcagatacctaatgtgacatccccaggtacctttagagtcgaaccataccccgagatatttgaatgttgaagcctgagcaatagtttgatccattaattgaagctgtagttgcgctggttcacgctttctagaaaatacgactagctcagttttctccgtggagaactcgatacccagttggagagcccatgcagacaaattgtccaaggtatcttgcagtggtccttgcaagtcgacggctttaggacctgtaatagagaccacaccgtcatctgcaagctgccttagcgtgcaggaattgacaagacattcgtcaatgtcattcacgtaaaaattgtagaggagagggcttagacaggagccctggggaaggcccatgtagctaaatcgtgatgtcgataaatcgccatgcgagaaatgcatttgtttttcagacaacaggtttagcaaaaagttatttaaaattggcgaaagaccatgctggtgcaacttctcataaagtatgttgatcgaaactgaatcgaaagcccccttaatatccaagaatactgatgccatctgctctttgttagcatatgccatttgaatttctgttgagagcaacgcaaggcaatcgttcgtccctttgcctttgcggaagccaaattgtgtatctgacagtaagccatttgtttcgacccaattgtcgagccgaaacaggatcattttctcgaacaacttccggatacaggacagcattgcaatcggacgatacgaattgtggttggaggctggttttcctggtttttggatggcgatgaccctcacctgtctccagtcatgtgggacaatgttaccctcaagaaacctattaaataaattcaacaagcgtcttttggcagagtatggcagattcttcaataagttgaatttaattctatctggccccggggctttattgttacatgataagagagcaagtgagaactccaccatcgtaaacggtgtttcgttcgcggtattgtaaggcgacgcggcgcggtagattttctgtgccggggcggaatccggacaaaccttcttggcgaaatcgaatatccaacggtttgaatattccacgctctcgttagtactgtttcggtttcgcatacgtcgggccgtgccccaaagagtgctcatcgatgtttctcttgttaacccgtcgacaaaccggcgccagtaactgcgtttcttagctttcattaaatttttcattcgcttttctaatatcgcgtacactcgataactagcaactaacccgtcgttccggaaggttttatacgcggcagctttctccgcgtacacgtctgagcactctttgtcccaccacgggttgggagaacgtttttgggtgttcacgtcgggtactcgtttcgtctgagtttgaatcgcgctatcgagaatcgagttggacaaaaacttatattcttcctccgggggaagtatctgtgttgaatcgatagttttggatatctcagcagcgtagctcttccaatcaatgtttcgtgtgaggtcatagggaacattgattggtgtcgatggtcttgaaccagtggtgattgcaattacaattggtaagtggtcactaccgtggggatcagatattaccttccacttgcaatctaaccgtagtgatgtcgagcataaagatatgtccagtgcacttgcttgcgcaggtggtctaggaattcgtgtcatttcccctgtgttcagaattgtcatattgaagttgtcacaaaggtcttgaattgtcgaagatcgattatcgtcgtatagacagccccaccccgtaccgtgagagttaaagtctccaagaagcaggcggggcgagggaaggtgttcaatcacgttggagaatcttcgatatcccatcatggccctaggaggaatgtaaatagaagcaatgcaaagatctttgcctttgattgttgtttgacaagcgacaacttcaatgcctggcgtcgaagggaggttgattcgattgaaggagtagcactttttgatccctaaaagtacccccccatatgagtcttctcgatccaagcggataatgttaaaatcgtggaagttgaggtttatattagaagttagccatgtttcacatagggaaaatgcatcacaatgattgtaatttagcaagtgttttaatgaatcaattttggggataatacttctgcagttccactgtaaaacagtgatcagatccctgattccgtctaataagttagccatcgaaggatacgatcgctgtaaggaggggccattgttcagtcaactgttttaaaaatgttcttactgttggtagaatagcaaccagcaagcttttcataggatcggtaatgttgaaagctgtgaatatccagtccacaatgtcagaaaatttaaggaatcccgttttaggttgagtttctgactgtaaaattggagcacttgggatttttggtgccccggggagtgctgggaactcctggttgtatctcaatttcccaaaaccaggaggtattatcttcggatttgtaccagcacttccagttgatgaattatttttattttgtacccttgtttgggacaacctaggacccttacgaggaagttcaggtgagttttgattaggtcttttcctagagtttccaagcggagccaaagaatgcccctcgcaagggtcgttagaggcgttatcgtcagttgacaagagagcgaatgggttttcggagataagtggaacagctcttttaagcatttctgcgtaagagcgtctggagcgatctttggcggatcgcttcagtttatccgcgcgaagtttgtacgttgggcatgtcaaaagtgcatgcggattctccccacagtaaacacacttctcagcgggcctactgcaagtatcatccgcatggcgttccccacatttaccgcaccgttgcttgttgctacagtaggtggccgtgtgacctagctgcttgcaattggaacaattcatgacccgcggtacaaacaggcgtacaggtagacgagctcctcccacttcaacgtagctcggaagtgcagatccggcgaaggttacgcgaaacgagtctgatggatagtaattaccatcttcgatggactttgagtgcaattgcttgcactccaaaatcttaactgattgaaggttagggtccttaaagcggccagccccatcattcatcagatcatcgacagttagacccgcatcacttaccacaccgtcgatctccacatcacgagaagggatgtagacgcgatactccagcgtaaagaggctattgctaacgatatcattggcctgtttcaagtcagtaacgactacgcgcagtttatctgactgaaccttttaatctcggttacggccgagtaacgttttgtcagctcccgtgcaacagttatgctgtttaacggtttatttttgggccgaaagtataccacccaaggaccagcggatccatcctggtaaaccttgactcgggggggctgtgagacattgggggaaagtgggggaagtggatcgaccataacattatctgtctcagtatcagatatacgttcttcttcataatattcctcttcggagggtgatccttctgtttgttccattttgttgcgggagcaacacgctcgaccgcactgtttaacttaaatcaaaataaaaaatcaaaagcaataaaaagaaaaaaatcgataagaaaagtaaaaaacgaaaaacttcaccagttggttcctgacgagctggtaggtgaattgatccttcgtttcttttatccgtcacccgcgtgaccttcacacagtagagctgatatagctcgtctaaacaaagccgtctttcaggcaagaaaaatgtttaataacgcacttcactgcactactttaactgatatcgcaggtaacaattatcactcgcgggactgtttattagtaatgctttactgcagcctctgccacagcaagcaccttcgtaccaccgtaaaaactaaaccacaccggagagaacaaaaagcacttgtttcccggtacaaagttggttACGAATGAGGCCAAATTTAAACAACCggagttttcctatgtatggttgccaagtttagaTAAGATTTatcttaaaaaacaaaaaaatcgtttttacgtattacaacgaaattttttttcgaaataatgttatattatgtatattggacctaaaatttatcgaatggaacggaaaactatatatagcttaatgacccaatagAATGGCGTCgtataacattaaaaaaattttgaagcaaagctgttcgaaattataaaacaaaacgttctgctggggatgtgaatgtttcagttccagttctactttgaaactcccatacaaaataaaacctgaacatgcccttagggCATGTGCAGGGGTGTTTCAtatctagattcataattttgacagttctataatataaaactgaaaattttaaaactagaactcactgtcctcagtagcagtttaagcgggtgttctattcagtttaaaattcatgtcgcgccatgccttcagcattactgcattcaaatttattttttcccagtctatcgggtctaagtgcatgtgctgaaaactttgcaagtatttgaaacacagttctaaacgtgttttaaaatcagcaacaaatagaacggcgttgtataacagttttaaattttgaaacaaaattggtcgaaattataaaacaaaacgctttgCTGGGGATATGAATCTTTctgttccagttctacttcgaAACTCCTAtgtaaaataaaacgctcctgaacatgctcttatacgacgccgttctatttgctgctgattttaaaacacgtttagaactgtgttttaaatacatggagAGTACTCAGCACAGGCACTTAGTCCCGATAGACagaggaaaaaataaatttgaatgcagtaacgctgaagccatggcgagacatgaatttttccccctacgaggacaatatgggcggcaaacttcagactgtctaatttactgagccttttggttcccttgtgccatttagtaccacttcctcgttgagctttcgacttgttcgcgaactactcggtctagtccccgacgacgGATCTAGCCTACTTCGACGAAGAGTTTCgcagcgagagaagttcgaaagcgagccaaccagccaggcgCCAAGgtggttcggcgattccggtggagccgcagtgttaaaaccccatcgtacatcccgttccaaagagttagaccgagaatggagcccttcgttcgtctcgtacagcagcactttactctggaagtagttcttcaggatctggctcattcttctgtgcagcgctgcggcaTTGGCATATACGAGTGTTGCGCTAGCAATCGGACAGATAGAAATAGTTTCCGGTTTTGTAACTAATATATTTGATGACAGAAGTTATAAAATCCCTTCGGGGATAAATGCAAATTAAtattgattttacataaatagaGCAAGTACTCACGTTTAGTTTCTTCTGCTGCTATTCTATCCGTACTAGACACAACGGCCCGTACTATCTTAGTACTAAATATAGTTTCTATAACATAAGATTTTAGGTTA carries:
- the LOC131692608 gene encoding ubiquitin carboxyl-terminal hydrolase yields the protein MNTWLPLESNPEVLNSYLGKLGVSPLWNIVDIYGMDDELLAFVPSPLKSLIFLFPCSDIYEEFRANEDEELKAKNIQHPKNLFYTRQYVHNACGTIALVHAILNNPDIELEEGSVMKKYYDATKDKSPEERGKALEHDSGFIETHESVANEGQTAAPDINVKVFHHFVAFVHFEGKLYELDGRKNFPVVHGETDPENLLRDAIAVCKKYVARDPNEVRFTLLGLVPTQ